The following proteins come from a genomic window of Salvia hispanica cultivar TCC Black 2014 chromosome 4, UniMelb_Shisp_WGS_1.0, whole genome shotgun sequence:
- the LOC125223802 gene encoding gamma-tubulin complex component 5 isoform X1 yields the protein MEVSANLIHTIHNSLTGGGIHFATPVASLRTNESDLVRGLLQMLQGLSGSLFYWDDTGLFFRFKSGIYVTHLSQTSLFHILEQFLYAGTCLKLVDIVVNKVEITKSLTPPTLRAFASSVSTWLRRIRGIALQEQVKINNPSINTAVSILGLSSSLSSLCSGAEYLFQIVHGTIPQSFFELDPSLPAADIAVHILNHLYGKLNEVALVQGGEEDAYRMLLYIFVGSLLPYIETLDSWLFQGTLDDPFDEMFFVANKKIAIEEAEFWEKSYLPRSSTSGKLKFADLAPDFPHLSKLKEVLTGRASVSLSSAVMGKEDTSNDFQACPLFIKDIAKAIISAGKSLQLIRHAPLTSLSAFSGDDLKSVYSIAGLTLSEVFCLSLIALVGHGDHIAKHLWQDDKHLVGSVGNSEEPDTIDKISAAKKQPKEFWQKLLDDTLAQKRNVCLTSSSRTGAIKFDNLNAFEGHSNKTDPLSQLYCLQNPAITVFREILHENKDSWGSLNISQAFHLPPLNDESLRQAIFSNNSEGSLAFKNIDSTFQFGELQDMRFLEDTKLLEVLLPFPTVLPFFQEDLQISEVLPFQNNCTLPSRTLTWINNTEHKTTPLPVVIIQECLISYIKKQADYIGRTMLSKLLNDWRLLDELGFLRAIYLLGSGDLLQHFLSVIFNKLDKGESLDDDFELNTILQESIRNSSDNVLLSTSDSLVVSVGRNLGEDEQSNPSNSVSTPRKGGGLSFGMDVLESLKFTYKVSWPLELIANLEAMKKYNQVMNFLLKVKRAKFVLDKARKWMWKERSTARRKHKRHWLLEHKLLHFVDAFHQYVMDRVYHNAWRELCEGVAAAGTLDEVIEVHEAYLLSIQRQCFVVPDKLWGLIASRINSILGLALDFYSVQQTINSSGAVSAVKARCEKEVERIEKQFDDCMAFLLRILSVKLNVGQFPHLAALVTRINYNCFYMSDGGVLTKAPGSVTLRPS from the exons ATGGAAGTATCAGCAAATCTAATCCATACAATCCATAATTCCCTCACTGGTGGGGGAATACATTTTGCAACTCCAGTTGCATCTTTGAGGACAAATGAATCCGACTTG GTCCGAGGATTGTTGCAGATGCTTCAAGGTTTATCGGGTTCGCTATTTTATTGGGATGACACTGGCCTGTTTTTTCGCTTCAAAAGTGGGATCTATGTGACTCATCTTTCCCAGACAAGTTTGTTTCACATTCTTGAACAGTTTTTATATGCTGGAACATGCTTAAAATTGGTTGATATTGTGGTGAACAAAGTTGAGATAACCAAGAGCTTGACTCCACCAACTTTAAGAGCATTTGCTAGCTCTGTTAGCACTTGGCTTAGA AGGATAAGGGGCATTGCTTTACAGGAACAGGTGAAAATAAACAACCCAAGTATTAATACTGCTGTGTCTATCTTGGGGTTGTCGAGTTCTTTATCAAG TCTATGCTCAGGAGCAGAATATTTGTTTCAAATAGTACATGGGACCATCCCTCAATCATTTTTTGAGCTTGATCCCTCTCTCCCTGCGGCAGATATTGCTGTGCATATTCTGAACCATCTTTATGGGAAGCTTAATGAAGTTGCTCTTGTGCAAGGAGGGGAG GAGGATGCATACCGGATGCTGCTTTATATATTCGTAGGAAGTTTGCTGCCATATATTGAGACCCTTGATTCTTGGCTTTTCCAAGGAACTCTTGATGATCCTTTCGATGAG ATGTTTTTTgttgcaaataaaaaaattgctatTGAGGAGGCTGAGTTTTGGGAGAAAAGCTATCTGCCTAGATCATCTACGTCAgggaaattaaaatttgcagATTTAGCTCCAGATTTTCCTCACTTGTCTAAATTGAAAGAAGTTCTGACTGGCAGAGCTTCTGTATCTTTGTCAAGTGCGGTCATGGGAAAAGAAGATACTAGTAATGACTTTCAAGCTTGCCCGTTATTCATCAAAGACATTGCAAAAGCTATAATTTCTGCAGGTAAATCATTGCAGCTGATCCGTCATGCTCCTTTGACATCTCTTTCAGCATTTTCTGGTGATGATCTTAAAAGTGTGTATAGCATAGCTGGGTTGACTTTGTCGGAAGTCTTTTGCCTGTCACTAATAGCTCTTGTTGGTCATGGTGATCACATCGCTAAGCATTTATGGCAAGATGACAAACACTTAGTTGGATCTGTTGGAAACAGTGAGGAGCCAGATACTATTGATAAGATCTCAGCAGCAAAAAAGCAGCCAAAAGAATTCTGGCAGAAGTTATTGGATGACACCTTAGCCCAGAAAAGAAATGTTTGCTTGACATCATCTTCGAGGACAGGTGCAATTAAATTCGACAATCTGAATGCATTCGAAGGTCATTCAAATAAAACCGACCCACTTTCCCAATTATATTGTTTGCAAAATCCAGCGATTACTGTTTTTCGTGAGATTCTTCATGAAAATAAGGATTCTTGGGGCTCATTGAATATTTCTCAGGCATTTCATCTCCCCCCACTAAATGATGAGTCACTGAGGCAGGCTATATTCAGTAATAACAGTGAAGGCTCTTTGGCATTTAAGAACATAGATAGTACTTTTCAGTTTGGTGAGTTACAAGATATGAGATTCCTGGAAGATACAAAATTACTGGAAGTTTTGCTTCCTTTTCCCACTGTGCTTCCATTTTTCCAG GAGGACCTTCAGATATCAGAGGTTTTACCTTTTCAGAACAATTGTACTCTTCCATCAAGAACCCTTACCTGGATCAATAACACTGAACATAAAACAACTCCTCTCCCTGTGGTTATTATTCAAGAATGTCTTATCTCCTATATAAAGAAACAG GCTGATTATATTGGGAGGACTATGTTGTCAAAGTTACTGAATGACTGGAGATTGCTAGATGAGTTGGGTTTTCTACGTGCCATATATTTATTAGGATCAG GTGATCTGTTGCAACACTTCTTGTCTGTAATCTTCAATAAGCTAGACAAAGGAGAGTCCTTGGATGATGATTTTGAGTTGAACACAATATTGCAG gAGTCAATTAGGAATTCTTCTGATAATGTACTACTGAGTACATCTGATTCGTTAGTCGTATCAGTAGGGAGAAATCTTGGTGAAGACGAACAAAGCAACCCATCTAATTCTGTCTCCACGCCTCGCAAAGGCGGAGGACTGAGCTTTGGCATGGATGTCCTCGAATCTCTAAAGTTCACATATAAG GTCTCTTGGCCACTTGAATTAATAGCGAACCTGGAAGCAATGAAAAAGTACAATCAG GTTATGAATTTCTTATTGAAAGTTAAACGTGCAAAATTTGTGCTTGACAAGGCTCGGAAGTGGATGTGGAAG GAAAGAAGCACTGCAAGAAGGAAACACAAGCGCCACTGGTTGCTAGAGCACAAACTGCTTCATTTTGTAGATGCCTTTCATCAATATGTTATGGACAGA GTATATCATAATGCATGGCGAGAACTTTGTGAGGGTGTGGCAGCAGCTGGAACTCTTGATGAAGTGATTGAAGTACATGAGGCCTACTTGTTGTCGATTCAAAGACAATGTTTCGTGGTTCCAGACAAGCTG TGGGGTTTGATTGCTAGCCGTATAAACAGTATTCTTGGGCTAGCGCTGGACTTCTATTCTGTACAGCAAACTATAAACAGCAGTGGAGCAGTGTCTGCCGTAAAAGCAAGATGTGAGAAGGAAGTGGAGAGAATAGAGAAACAGTTTGATGACTGCATGGCCTTCCTTCTCAGG ATTCTCTCCGTGAAGCTCAACGTGGGGCAGTTCCCTCATTTGGCGGCTCTAGTTACTCGTATCAACTATAACTGTTTCTACATGTCCGATGGTGGGGTATTAACGAAAGCTCCTGGTTCAGTTACCTTGCGTCCATCATGA
- the LOC125223802 gene encoding gamma-tubulin complex component 5 isoform X2, producing the protein MEVSANLIHTIHNSLTGGGIHFATPVASLRTNESDLVRGLLQMLQGLSGSLFYWDDTGLFFRFKSGIYVTHLSQTKDKGHCFTGTDIAVHILNHLYGKLNEVALVQGGEEDAYRMLLYIFVGSLLPYIETLDSWLFQGTLDDPFDEMFFVANKKIAIEEAEFWEKSYLPRSSTSGKLKFADLAPDFPHLSKLKEVLTGRASVSLSSAVMGKEDTSNDFQACPLFIKDIAKAIISAGKSLQLIRHAPLTSLSAFSGDDLKSVYSIAGLTLSEVFCLSLIALVGHGDHIAKHLWQDDKHLVGSVGNSEEPDTIDKISAAKKQPKEFWQKLLDDTLAQKRNVCLTSSSRTGAIKFDNLNAFEGHSNKTDPLSQLYCLQNPAITVFREILHENKDSWGSLNISQAFHLPPLNDESLRQAIFSNNSEGSLAFKNIDSTFQFGELQDMRFLEDTKLLEVLLPFPTVLPFFQEDLQISEVLPFQNNCTLPSRTLTWINNTEHKTTPLPVVIIQECLISYIKKQADYIGRTMLSKLLNDWRLLDELGFLRAIYLLGSGDLLQHFLSVIFNKLDKGESLDDDFELNTILQESIRNSSDNVLLSTSDSLVVSVGRNLGEDEQSNPSNSVSTPRKGGGLSFGMDVLESLKFTYKVSWPLELIANLEAMKKYNQVMNFLLKVKRAKFVLDKARKWMWKERSTARRKHKRHWLLEHKLLHFVDAFHQYVMDRVYHNAWRELCEGVAAAGTLDEVIEVHEAYLLSIQRQCFVVPDKLWGLIASRINSILGLALDFYSVQQTINSSGAVSAVKARCEKEVERIEKQFDDCMAFLLRILSVKLNVGQFPHLAALVTRINYNCFYMSDGGVLTKAPGSVTLRPS; encoded by the exons ATGGAAGTATCAGCAAATCTAATCCATACAATCCATAATTCCCTCACTGGTGGGGGAATACATTTTGCAACTCCAGTTGCATCTTTGAGGACAAATGAATCCGACTTG GTCCGAGGATTGTTGCAGATGCTTCAAGGTTTATCGGGTTCGCTATTTTATTGGGATGACACTGGCCTGTTTTTTCGCTTCAAAAGTGGGATCTATGTGACTCATCTTTCCCAGACAA AGGATAAGGGGCATTGCTTTACAGGAACAG ATATTGCTGTGCATATTCTGAACCATCTTTATGGGAAGCTTAATGAAGTTGCTCTTGTGCAAGGAGGGGAG GAGGATGCATACCGGATGCTGCTTTATATATTCGTAGGAAGTTTGCTGCCATATATTGAGACCCTTGATTCTTGGCTTTTCCAAGGAACTCTTGATGATCCTTTCGATGAG ATGTTTTTTgttgcaaataaaaaaattgctatTGAGGAGGCTGAGTTTTGGGAGAAAAGCTATCTGCCTAGATCATCTACGTCAgggaaattaaaatttgcagATTTAGCTCCAGATTTTCCTCACTTGTCTAAATTGAAAGAAGTTCTGACTGGCAGAGCTTCTGTATCTTTGTCAAGTGCGGTCATGGGAAAAGAAGATACTAGTAATGACTTTCAAGCTTGCCCGTTATTCATCAAAGACATTGCAAAAGCTATAATTTCTGCAGGTAAATCATTGCAGCTGATCCGTCATGCTCCTTTGACATCTCTTTCAGCATTTTCTGGTGATGATCTTAAAAGTGTGTATAGCATAGCTGGGTTGACTTTGTCGGAAGTCTTTTGCCTGTCACTAATAGCTCTTGTTGGTCATGGTGATCACATCGCTAAGCATTTATGGCAAGATGACAAACACTTAGTTGGATCTGTTGGAAACAGTGAGGAGCCAGATACTATTGATAAGATCTCAGCAGCAAAAAAGCAGCCAAAAGAATTCTGGCAGAAGTTATTGGATGACACCTTAGCCCAGAAAAGAAATGTTTGCTTGACATCATCTTCGAGGACAGGTGCAATTAAATTCGACAATCTGAATGCATTCGAAGGTCATTCAAATAAAACCGACCCACTTTCCCAATTATATTGTTTGCAAAATCCAGCGATTACTGTTTTTCGTGAGATTCTTCATGAAAATAAGGATTCTTGGGGCTCATTGAATATTTCTCAGGCATTTCATCTCCCCCCACTAAATGATGAGTCACTGAGGCAGGCTATATTCAGTAATAACAGTGAAGGCTCTTTGGCATTTAAGAACATAGATAGTACTTTTCAGTTTGGTGAGTTACAAGATATGAGATTCCTGGAAGATACAAAATTACTGGAAGTTTTGCTTCCTTTTCCCACTGTGCTTCCATTTTTCCAG GAGGACCTTCAGATATCAGAGGTTTTACCTTTTCAGAACAATTGTACTCTTCCATCAAGAACCCTTACCTGGATCAATAACACTGAACATAAAACAACTCCTCTCCCTGTGGTTATTATTCAAGAATGTCTTATCTCCTATATAAAGAAACAG GCTGATTATATTGGGAGGACTATGTTGTCAAAGTTACTGAATGACTGGAGATTGCTAGATGAGTTGGGTTTTCTACGTGCCATATATTTATTAGGATCAG GTGATCTGTTGCAACACTTCTTGTCTGTAATCTTCAATAAGCTAGACAAAGGAGAGTCCTTGGATGATGATTTTGAGTTGAACACAATATTGCAG gAGTCAATTAGGAATTCTTCTGATAATGTACTACTGAGTACATCTGATTCGTTAGTCGTATCAGTAGGGAGAAATCTTGGTGAAGACGAACAAAGCAACCCATCTAATTCTGTCTCCACGCCTCGCAAAGGCGGAGGACTGAGCTTTGGCATGGATGTCCTCGAATCTCTAAAGTTCACATATAAG GTCTCTTGGCCACTTGAATTAATAGCGAACCTGGAAGCAATGAAAAAGTACAATCAG GTTATGAATTTCTTATTGAAAGTTAAACGTGCAAAATTTGTGCTTGACAAGGCTCGGAAGTGGATGTGGAAG GAAAGAAGCACTGCAAGAAGGAAACACAAGCGCCACTGGTTGCTAGAGCACAAACTGCTTCATTTTGTAGATGCCTTTCATCAATATGTTATGGACAGA GTATATCATAATGCATGGCGAGAACTTTGTGAGGGTGTGGCAGCAGCTGGAACTCTTGATGAAGTGATTGAAGTACATGAGGCCTACTTGTTGTCGATTCAAAGACAATGTTTCGTGGTTCCAGACAAGCTG TGGGGTTTGATTGCTAGCCGTATAAACAGTATTCTTGGGCTAGCGCTGGACTTCTATTCTGTACAGCAAACTATAAACAGCAGTGGAGCAGTGTCTGCCGTAAAAGCAAGATGTGAGAAGGAAGTGGAGAGAATAGAGAAACAGTTTGATGACTGCATGGCCTTCCTTCTCAGG ATTCTCTCCGTGAAGCTCAACGTGGGGCAGTTCCCTCATTTGGCGGCTCTAGTTACTCGTATCAACTATAACTGTTTCTACATGTCCGATGGTGGGGTATTAACGAAAGCTCCTGGTTCAGTTACCTTGCGTCCATCATGA